In Molothrus aeneus isolate 106 chromosome 13, BPBGC_Maene_1.0, whole genome shotgun sequence, a genomic segment contains:
- the CTSH gene encoding pro-cathepsin H gives MGWPVLLSAATLLAAAAAWEPSAEEEQLFKAWMLQNERSYGPEEYPQRLRIFLGNKRRVEEHNAGNHSFQMGLNQFSDLTFAEFKKLYLWSEPQNCSATKGNFLRSSGPHPDSIDWRKKGNFVTPVKNQGACGSCWTFSTTGCLESAIAIATGKLLSLAEQQLVDCAQAFNNHGCSGGLPSQAFEYILYNKGLMGEDSYPYRAKNGTCKFQPQKAIAFVKDVINITQYDEDGMVEAVGKHNPVSFAFEVTSDFMHYRKGVYSNPRCEHTPDKVNHAVLAVGYGEEDGTPYWIVKNSWGRLWGMQGYFLIERGKNMCGLAACASYPVPQV, from the exons ATGGGCTGGCCCGTGCTGCTGAGCGCGGCCACGCTGctggccgccgccgccgcctggGAGCCCTCGGCCGAAG aggagcagctgttcAAGGCCTGGATGCTGCAG AACGAGCGGAGCTATGGCCCCGAGGAGTACCCGCAGCGGCTGCGCATCTTCCTGGGCAACAAACGGCGCGTGGAGGAGCACAACGCCGGCAACCACAGCTTCCAGA TGGGCCTCAACCAGTTCTCGGACCTGACCTTCGCGGAGTTCAAAAAGCTCTACCTGTGGAGTGAGCCGCAG AACTGCTCAGCCACCAAGGGGAACTTCCTGCGCAGCTCTGGGCCACATCCCGACTCTATTGACTGGAGGAAGAAGGGGAATTTCGTGACACCCGTGAAAAACCAG GGTGCCTGCGGGAGCTGTTGGACCTTTTCCACCACGGGCTGTTTGGAGTCTGCTATTGCCATTGCCACAGGAAAGCTGCTCTCTCTG gcagagcagcagttgGTTGATTGTGCCCAGGCCTTCAACAACCATGGCTGCAGTGG GGGCCTGCCGAGCCAAGCCTTCGAGTACATCCTGTACAACAAGGGGCTCATGGGGGAGGACAGCTACCCCTACCGGGCCAAG AACGGCACCTGCAAGTTCCAGCCCCAGAAAGCCATCGCCTTTGTCAAGGACGTGATCAATATCACACAG TATGACGAGGACGGCATGGTGGAAGCTGTGGGGAAGCACAACCCAGTGAGCTTTGCCTTTGAGGTGACGAGTGACTTCATGCACTACAGGAAAGGAGTGTATTCCAA cccccgctGCGAGCACACCCCTGACAAGGTGAACCACGCCGTGCTGGCCGTGGGCTACGGAGAGGAGGATGGCACTCCCTACTGGATCGTCAAGAACTCCTGGGGCCGCCTGTGGGGCATGCAGGG GTATTTCCTTATCGAGCGAGGCAAGAACATGTGTGGGCTGGCTGCCTGTGCCTCCTACCCCGTTCCTCAGGTGTAG